The following proteins are encoded in a genomic region of Actinomycetota bacterium:
- a CDS encoding ATP-binding cassette domain-containing protein yields the protein MTLEARVVVSRGSFTLDIDLTATSQEIVAVLGPNGAGKSTLLGAIAGLIPLDAGHVSVGGRVLDDVRTGVHVPPEHRHVGVVFQDLLLFERMSVLDNVAFGPRCHGASRAEAGRRAAAALSRFGLEHLASARPRELSGGQAQLVALARAVVTEPPVLLLDEPLAALDVTARPAVRRALRDALSSFAGVRLLVTHDPADAFTLADRLVIVEEGRAVQSGSPSEVAARPRSAYAADLGGVNLVRGRVSSGVMRTGGAVELVVPGLPDGEGLVVFHPRTVALYRTHPEGTPRNVWRGEVAEVTATGDRVRVVVDGPPRIVSEVTREACEELALAPGADVWVSVKSTEMQAYPA from the coding sequence ATGACGCTCGAGGCTCGGGTGGTCGTCTCGCGCGGGTCGTTCACGCTCGACATCGACCTGACCGCCACATCACAGGAGATCGTGGCCGTCCTCGGCCCGAACGGGGCGGGCAAGTCCACGCTGCTCGGCGCGATCGCCGGGCTGATCCCCCTGGACGCGGGCCACGTCTCGGTCGGGGGCCGTGTCCTCGACGACGTCCGGACCGGTGTCCACGTGCCGCCGGAGCACCGCCACGTGGGTGTCGTGTTCCAGGACCTCCTCCTGTTCGAGAGGATGTCCGTACTCGACAACGTCGCGTTCGGTCCCCGGTGTCACGGCGCGTCACGTGCCGAGGCCGGGCGGAGGGCGGCCGCGGCGCTGTCCAGGTTCGGGCTCGAGCACCTCGCCTCGGCCCGTCCGAGGGAGCTGTCCGGGGGCCAGGCGCAGCTGGTGGCGCTGGCCAGGGCGGTGGTGACCGAGCCCCCCGTCCTGCTGCTCGACGAGCCCCTCGCCGCCCTGGACGTGACGGCCCGACCCGCGGTGAGGCGGGCCCTGCGCGACGCGCTCTCGAGCTTCGCGGGCGTCCGCCTGCTCGTCACCCACGATCCCGCCGACGCGTTCACGCTCGCGGACAGGCTGGTGATCGTCGAGGAGGGGCGGGCGGTGCAGTCCGGGAGCCCGTCCGAGGTGGCGGCGAGGCCGCGGTCGGCGTACGCGGCGGACCTCGGCGGGGTGAACCTCGTCCGGGGACGCGTCTCGTCCGGGGTGATGAGGACGGGGGGCGCTGTTGAGCTCGTGGTGCCCGGGCTCCCCGACGGGGAGGGGCTCGTGGTCTTCCACCCCCGGACCGTCGCGCTGTACCGGACCCACCCCGAGGGGACGCCGCGCAACGTCTGGAGGGGCGAGGTCGCAGAGGTCACAGCCACGGGGGACCGAGTGAGGGTGGTGGTGGACGGTCCGCCCCGGATCGTGTCGGAGGTGACGCGGGAGGCCTGCGAGGAGCTCGCCCTGGCTCCCGGGGCGGACGTGTGGGTCTCGGTGAAGTCCACCGAGATGCAGGCGTATCCGGCGTAG